The Tumebacillus amylolyticus genome window below encodes:
- a CDS encoding superoxide dismutase, translating to MAHQLPALPYAFDALEPHIDAQTMEIHHDRHHATYVTNLNAALEAHPELAEKSIEALIANMDAIPEGIRGAVRNNGGGHANHSLFWEVMTPGGKALSGELADAINATFGSFDNFKAEFTKAGATRFGSGWAWLVVDGGKLAVTSTPNQDSPLMEGKTPILGMDVWEHAYYLKYQNKRPDYMNAFFNVINWDEVAKRYAAAK from the coding sequence ATGGCACATCAACTTCCGGCACTTCCGTACGCATTTGACGCTCTTGAGCCGCACATCGACGCTCAAACCATGGAGATCCACCACGATCGCCACCATGCAACCTACGTAACCAACCTCAACGCAGCTCTCGAAGCACACCCGGAGCTCGCTGAGAAATCCATCGAAGCTCTCATCGCAAACATGGACGCGATTCCGGAAGGCATCCGCGGCGCAGTTCGCAACAACGGCGGCGGCCATGCGAACCACTCCCTGTTCTGGGAAGTCATGACCCCGGGCGGCAAAGCTCTCTCCGGCGAACTGGCTGACGCGATCAACGCGACCTTCGGTTCCTTCGACAACTTCAAAGCCGAGTTCACCAAAGCAGGCGCAACCCGCTTCGGTTCCGGCTGGGCGTGGCTCGTCGTTGACGGCGGCAAACTCGCTGTCACCTCCACCCCGAACCAAGATTCCCCGCTGATGGAAGGCAAGACCCCGATCCTCGGCATGGACGTTTGGGAGCACGCGTACTACCTCAAGTACCAAAACAAGCGCCCGGACTACATGAACGCATTCTTCAACGTCATCAACTGGGATGAAGTTGCGAAGCGTTACGCAGCTGCGAAGTAA
- a CDS encoding TetR/AcrR family transcriptional regulator, whose product MPTRRERKKQETRTKIFTAAMKLFQERGYDATTIDMIAEHADVARGTVFLHFPTKEAILAHWGQEPLEEVIERRNEWDLDEWTCEQKIMQIFEIAMTTNRENLPLVRIFVKSSLGTPSAVIQGGDILSLRNLFADILEAGQEKGILQDTIDPIIAGNMIENIYLHAVNDWVLAEGQWPIEEIFQTKIHYLFNGLNA is encoded by the coding sequence ATGCCGACACGACGAGAGCGCAAAAAACAAGAGACGCGCACGAAAATTTTCACCGCCGCGATGAAATTGTTCCAAGAGCGCGGCTATGACGCCACCACCATCGACATGATCGCCGAACACGCCGATGTCGCACGAGGGACGGTGTTCCTCCACTTCCCGACCAAGGAAGCCATCCTCGCCCACTGGGGTCAAGAGCCGCTCGAAGAAGTCATCGAACGCCGCAACGAGTGGGACCTCGACGAATGGACCTGCGAACAGAAGATCATGCAAATTTTCGAGATCGCCATGACGACCAACCGGGAAAACCTGCCGCTCGTGCGGATTTTCGTCAAGTCTTCCCTTGGCACGCCGTCTGCCGTCATCCAAGGCGGGGACATCCTGTCGCTTCGCAATCTGTTCGCCGACATCCTCGAAGCCGGTCAGGAAAAAGGCATCTTGCAAGACACCATCGACCCGATCATCGCCGGCAACATGATCGAGAACATCTACCTCCACGCCGTCAACGACTGGGTGCTGGCAGAAGGCCAGTGGCCGATCGAAGAGATCTTCCAGACGAAGATCCACTACTTATTTAATGGCTTGAACGCTTGA
- a CDS encoding ECF transporter S component, with translation MKTSRVVNFREVMITVILSMICGVAYFGWGFLYNVMEAGLPGSSEIIYGLWFVASILTAYIVQKPGIAMLSEVAAAFVEMIFGGQWGLSTLVFGLIQGAAAELIFAGFRYRTFNMGTVILAGMASAAASVPIDYYQGYIGDLTTGMLVLKIALRLLSGALFAGVLGKIVGDLLAKTGVLNSYQLIRSKTDRKPSF, from the coding sequence ATGAAGACTAGTCGTGTCGTGAACTTCAGAGAAGTCATGATCACCGTCATTCTTTCGATGATTTGCGGGGTCGCGTACTTTGGTTGGGGCTTTTTGTACAACGTGATGGAGGCAGGGCTTCCGGGTTCGTCTGAAATTATCTACGGCCTGTGGTTCGTCGCGTCGATCCTCACCGCGTACATCGTGCAAAAACCGGGCATCGCGATGCTGTCCGAAGTGGCAGCCGCTTTTGTGGAAATGATTTTTGGCGGTCAATGGGGCCTGAGCACCCTCGTGTTCGGCTTGATCCAAGGCGCAGCAGCTGAACTTATTTTCGCGGGTTTCCGCTATCGTACTTTCAACATGGGCACCGTGATTCTCGCAGGCATGGCTTCGGCGGCGGCGAGTGTGCCGATTGACTACTACCAAGGCTACATCGGGGACCTCACCACGGGCATGCTGGTCCTCAAAATCGCTCTGCGTCTGCTCTCCGGCGCCCTGTTTGCCGGCGTGCTCGGCAAAATCGTCGGCGACCTGCTGGCGAAAACGGGCGTTTTGAACTCCTACCAACTGATCCGCAGCAAGACGGACCGTAAACCGTCCTTCTAA
- a CDS encoding phytoene desaturase family protein, with product MKKRAVVIGGGLAGLSVAARLAKNGLQVKLLEKAPKTGGRAVTIPLKGFNFNFGAHAIYTRDSSYIRKLERELGITVNWRDFDPKKARYDLGEELTEMPATLEGLYKTKILSATTAKAAFAIEVMKTVCLLERGEEGVTIGEWMKRTKKTPEIQQLMLLLASSNFFTQEPERIPSTVFFKYYQRMFKTSKAVAYIAGGWESLVAELERVIRENGSEIITKAKIDRVIFEGNRVVAVETSEGLMEGDEFVFACPPKELGKIFQDTPLADAIAPYLLQRPNTVLVYDIGLKNRVETPYTYIYDKEHKVFLTDISHYDPECVPEGGQLIQAIAYLKSEEVGDREHAQKRKGDIEALFDKHLPGWRDELVAKRYTERAAAQEIKVEDDQKLMPVQFHSCANAVFAGDWVQGVGQLSELSFSSGWEAGNRLMHRVTLY from the coding sequence ATGAAAAAGCGAGCCGTAGTGATTGGCGGGGGTCTGGCCGGCCTGAGTGTCGCGGCGCGTCTGGCGAAGAACGGATTGCAAGTCAAATTGCTGGAAAAAGCACCGAAGACCGGCGGTCGTGCGGTGACGATTCCGCTCAAAGGTTTCAACTTCAACTTCGGAGCGCACGCGATCTACACGCGCGACTCCTCCTACATTCGCAAACTGGAACGGGAACTGGGCATCACCGTCAACTGGCGCGACTTCGATCCGAAAAAAGCCCGCTACGATCTCGGCGAAGAACTGACCGAAATGCCGGCGACGCTGGAAGGCTTGTACAAAACCAAGATCCTCTCCGCGACGACGGCAAAGGCTGCGTTTGCGATTGAAGTGATGAAAACGGTCTGCCTTTTGGAACGCGGGGAAGAGGGTGTGACGATCGGCGAATGGATGAAGCGCACGAAGAAAACGCCCGAGATCCAACAATTGATGCTGTTGCTGGCGTCTTCGAATTTCTTCACCCAAGAGCCGGAGCGGATTCCGTCGACGGTGTTTTTCAAGTATTACCAACGCATGTTCAAAACCTCGAAGGCCGTGGCGTACATCGCGGGCGGCTGGGAGAGCCTCGTCGCGGAGTTGGAACGCGTCATCCGCGAGAACGGTTCGGAGATCATCACGAAGGCGAAAATCGACCGCGTGATTTTTGAAGGAAATCGGGTGGTTGCGGTTGAGACGTCGGAGGGCTTGATGGAAGGCGATGAGTTCGTGTTCGCCTGCCCGCCGAAGGAGTTGGGCAAGATCTTCCAAGACACGCCGCTGGCCGATGCCATCGCGCCGTACTTGTTGCAACGCCCGAACACGGTGCTCGTCTATGACATCGGGTTGAAAAATCGAGTCGAGACGCCGTACACGTACATCTATGACAAGGAACACAAAGTCTTCCTCACCGACATCTCGCATTACGATCCGGAGTGTGTTCCGGAGGGCGGGCAGTTGATTCAGGCGATTGCCTACCTGAAGTCGGAGGAAGTCGGGGACCGTGAGCACGCGCAAAAACGCAAGGGCGACATCGAAGCACTGTTTGACAAGCACTTGCCGGGCTGGCGTGACGAACTGGTCGCCAAGCGCTATACAGAGCGCGCGGCGGCGCAGGAGATCAAAGTCGAAGATGACCAGAAGCTGATGCCGGTGCAGTTCCATTCTTGCGCGAACGCCGTGTTTGCGGGGGACTGGGTACAGGGCGTCGGGCAGTTGTCGGAGCTCTCGTTCTCGTCCGGCTGGGAAGCGGGCAACCGGTTGATGCACCGAGTGACGCTGTATTAA
- the uvsE gene encoding UV DNA damage repair endonuclease UvsE, producing MEVRIGFVSIALAIFNNTPSSTFTYKLFQQRPFEEAMARAIEVGRKNLRATQRVLYFNAAHGIKLHRLSSSVIPLATHPDVGIDVKATYPEELRAIGDFAKQHDIRLTMHPNQFTLLNGSEKVVSAALKDLQYHTDLLDGMGLDHQHKVNIHIGGVYGDKEKATQTLYDNFPLVPDSVRRRLTFENDDKTYTLLETLQVCEKVGQPMMFDIHHDWCNPSEQTPLELLPRIAATWGDTPMKMHVSSPKDESDFRAHSDFIDPERLLVFLKACKQHGLPRIDVMVEAKQKDFACLKLAEDLGKVRGIKRIEGAVLTM from the coding sequence ATGGAAGTGCGGATCGGGTTCGTTTCCATCGCGCTGGCGATCTTCAACAATACGCCGAGCTCGACGTTTACCTATAAACTGTTTCAGCAACGCCCGTTCGAGGAAGCGATGGCCCGCGCCATTGAGGTGGGTCGCAAAAACTTGCGCGCCACGCAACGCGTCCTCTATTTCAACGCCGCTCACGGGATCAAACTGCACCGGCTCTCGTCGTCGGTCATTCCCTTGGCGACTCATCCCGATGTGGGAATCGATGTGAAAGCGACGTACCCGGAGGAGTTACGAGCCATCGGCGACTTTGCCAAGCAACACGACATCCGGCTCACCATGCACCCCAACCAATTCACTCTGCTCAACGGCTCGGAAAAAGTGGTCTCCGCCGCTCTGAAAGACCTCCAATACCACACCGACCTCCTCGACGGAATGGGGCTCGATCACCAGCACAAAGTCAACATCCACATCGGCGGGGTCTACGGAGACAAGGAAAAAGCGACCCAGACCCTCTACGACAATTTCCCGCTCGTGCCGGACAGCGTGCGGCGGAGACTTACGTTTGAGAACGATGACAAGACCTACACCCTGCTTGAAACGCTTCAAGTCTGTGAAAAAGTCGGGCAACCGATGATGTTCGACATTCACCACGACTGGTGCAACCCAAGCGAGCAGACGCCCCTCGAACTCCTGCCGCGCATCGCCGCTACGTGGGGGGACACCCCGATGAAGATGCACGTCTCTTCCCCCAAAGACGAGAGCGACTTCCGGGCCCACAGCGACTTCATCGACCCGGAGCGGTTGTTGGTGTTCCTCAAAGCTTGCAAACAGCACGGTCTCCCGCGCATCGACGTCATGGTCGAAGCCAAGCAGAAAGACTTCGCCTGCCTCAAACTCGCGGAAGACCTCGGAAAAGTCCGGGGCATCAAGCGAATCGAAGGGGCCGTGCTCACGATGTAG
- a CDS encoding ABC transporter ATP-binding protein yields the protein MNTTTTKTPFLASEGVSVQFFDRDTPVLREMNVTIEKNQAVLLLGPSGSGKSTLLQVLSGIIPRSIEAWFKGTVTRPDRVGVMFQDPDAQFCMLTVEDEIAFSLENRLVPRQDMRGIIENVMRDVRLDIPLQTPIRELSGGLKQRLALACLLALEPDVLFVDEPTAQLDPLNTQLVIEDLRRLKGQKTIVLIEHKLDGVIEWVDRVLLFNAEGQIVADGTPQEVLREHAEMIREYGIWQPKLWPVTWEELLATVPHPLAERLETQLTSGKREPVRTDGAPILDVRDAGLRYKNGHVVWQGLNVTIHPGEWVAILGPNGAGKSTFLKTVGGLMDPTQGQVLLKGKNLSKYRAPELYDAVGFVFQNPEHQFIADTVYEEVAFGGKVAGWPQEQIERETTQLLTDFRLLDLRDKNPFTLSQGQKRRLSVAGMLLKRQEVLLLDEPTFGQDAATTAELLQRMQERNIAGTTILMATHDVELVAEYASRVLVIGDGTLLFDGTPHDLFQQPDLLQKASLTAPLAYEYQLRRFEQAGELQRKTNEAVIITADPEEKVSKANVVQEANNATEDSDFSNASRQKEGTLRV from the coding sequence ATGAATACGACGACGACCAAGACACCCTTTCTCGCAAGTGAAGGGGTGTCTGTGCAATTTTTTGACCGTGATACGCCCGTGTTGCGGGAGATGAACGTCACCATTGAAAAAAATCAAGCGGTGCTCCTCCTCGGCCCTTCCGGCTCCGGCAAGAGCACGTTGTTGCAAGTCCTCTCCGGCATCATCCCGCGCTCGATTGAAGCGTGGTTCAAAGGCACCGTCACCCGCCCGGATCGTGTGGGCGTGATGTTTCAAGACCCGGATGCGCAGTTTTGCATGCTGACGGTGGAAGATGAGATCGCGTTTTCGCTGGAGAATCGTCTGGTGCCGCGTCAGGACATGCGCGGGATCATCGAAAACGTGATGCGCGACGTCCGTCTCGACATCCCGCTCCAAACTCCGATTCGCGAGCTTTCGGGCGGGCTGAAGCAACGGTTGGCGCTGGCATGCCTGCTGGCGTTGGAACCTGACGTGCTGTTCGTCGACGAGCCGACCGCGCAACTCGACCCGCTGAACACGCAACTGGTTATCGAAGACCTCCGCCGACTCAAGGGGCAGAAAACGATCGTGCTCATCGAGCACAAGTTGGACGGGGTCATCGAGTGGGTCGACCGCGTGCTGCTCTTCAATGCTGAGGGGCAGATTGTCGCGGACGGAACTCCGCAGGAAGTCTTGCGGGAACACGCTGAGATGATTCGCGAGTACGGCATCTGGCAGCCGAAGCTCTGGCCCGTCACATGGGAGGAACTTCTGGCCACCGTGCCGCATCCGCTGGCCGAACGTCTGGAAACCCAACTGACTTCGGGAAAAAGAGAACCGGTCCGCACCGACGGTGCTCCGATTCTGGACGTCCGTGACGCAGGGCTTCGCTACAAAAACGGCCATGTCGTGTGGCAAGGTCTCAACGTCACCATCCACCCCGGCGAATGGGTTGCGATCCTCGGACCGAACGGGGCGGGGAAAAGTACGTTCCTGAAAACGGTCGGCGGGTTGATGGACCCGACGCAGGGGCAGGTGCTCTTGAAAGGCAAGAATCTCAGCAAGTATCGCGCACCGGAGTTGTACGATGCGGTGGGGTTCGTGTTTCAGAATCCGGAGCATCAGTTTATTGCAGACACGGTGTACGAGGAGGTCGCATTCGGCGGCAAGGTCGCGGGATGGCCGCAGGAGCAGATCGAGCGGGAGACGACGCAGTTGCTGACAGACTTCCGACTGCTCGACCTGCGGGACAAGAACCCGTTCACGCTCTCACAAGGGCAGAAACGCAGACTGAGTGTCGCCGGGATGCTGCTCAAACGCCAAGAGGTGTTGCTCCTCGACGAGCCGACCTTCGGGCAAGACGCGGCGACGACGGCGGAGCTGCTCCAACGCATGCAAGAGCGAAACATTGCCGGTACCACGATCCTCATGGCAACGCACGACGTGGAACTCGTCGCGGAATATGCGTCTCGTGTGCTGGTCATCGGCGATGGAACTCTGCTCTTCGACGGCACCCCGCACGACCTGTTCCAACAACCGGACCTCTTGCAAAAAGCGTCGCTCACCGCACCGCTCGCGTATGAATACCAACTGCGTCGGTTTGAGCAAGCAGGCGAGTTGCAACGAAAGACTAACGAGGCCGTCATAATCACAGCCGATCCTGAGGAGAAAGTCTCGAAGGCTAACGTGGTTCAGGAAGCGAACAACGCCACTGAGGACTCTGATTTTTCGAACGCCTCTCGCCAGAAGGAGGGAACCCTCCGTGTCTAG
- a CDS encoding YlbF family regulator, protein MQTVDQRMTILDKAQQLAGLLAQSEEMQRFRQAENKINRHADAQALMFVVRAKRNAYSQTSLRHGYEHPATEKAKAEYDDVLNRIAQIPLIDEYKEAQDEVNDIVQGVLQTIVNTLSSDVPVEKSEDPGESSSGGGCGSCGSAGGCGRH, encoded by the coding sequence ATGCAGACTGTAGACCAACGCATGACCATTCTCGACAAAGCACAACAACTTGCCGGACTGCTCGCCCAATCGGAAGAGATGCAACGCTTCCGTCAGGCTGAAAATAAAATCAACCGCCACGCCGACGCGCAAGCTCTCATGTTCGTCGTGCGGGCGAAACGCAACGCCTACTCCCAGACCTCGCTCCGCCACGGATACGAACACCCGGCGACGGAGAAGGCCAAGGCGGAATACGATGACGTCCTCAACCGCATCGCCCAGATTCCGCTGATCGACGAATACAAGGAAGCTCAGGATGAAGTCAACGACATCGTCCAAGGCGTGCTCCAAACCATCGTCAACACCCTCTCCTCCGACGTTCCGGTGGAGAAAAGCGAAGACCCGGGTGAGAGCTCATCCGGTGGTGGTTGCGGCAGCTGCGGTTCCGCAGGCGGCTGCGGTCGACACTAA
- a CDS encoding CbiQ family ECF transporter T component, whose product MSSHDHTAGQVLPAAASSLVARVNPSVKLLLHLLCMLVFIFVHEPKVAFVLMLIPMVITLTAARIPLWTFLKRMAPFLILFVSTTWVLAAYGQGETVWWHGGWITITEEGLVKGLNIGLRMLGFVSYGALFAMTTDVTLLSLSLMQQLKLPPKIGYALLAGFRFLPMFREEYEQIKAAHRVRGVARVPGLRGKFQAFARYTIPLLAQGIRKAERVAVALEARGFDGTHNRTFYRELKVGMTDFAYFILLLALHVLVFYYLMR is encoded by the coding sequence GTGTCTAGCCATGATCATACTGCCGGGCAAGTCCTCCCAGCGGCGGCTTCGAGTCTCGTCGCCCGCGTGAATCCGTCGGTGAAGCTCTTGCTTCACTTGCTCTGCATGTTGGTTTTCATCTTCGTCCACGAGCCCAAGGTGGCGTTCGTGCTGATGCTCATCCCGATGGTGATCACGCTCACGGCCGCTCGCATCCCTCTCTGGACGTTTCTCAAACGGATGGCTCCGTTCCTCATTCTCTTCGTCTCCACCACGTGGGTCCTCGCCGCATACGGCCAAGGCGAAACGGTCTGGTGGCACGGCGGTTGGATCACGATCACGGAGGAAGGGCTGGTCAAAGGCCTCAACATCGGCCTGCGCATGCTCGGGTTCGTCTCTTATGGAGCGCTGTTCGCCATGACCACAGACGTCACGCTGCTCTCCCTGAGTCTCATGCAACAACTCAAACTGCCGCCCAAAATCGGCTATGCACTCCTCGCCGGGTTCCGTTTCCTCCCGATGTTCCGCGAAGAGTATGAGCAGATCAAAGCGGCGCATCGCGTTCGAGGAGTCGCCCGCGTACCGGGCTTGCGAGGCAAATTCCAAGCGTTCGCCCGCTACACGATCCCCCTCCTCGCCCAAGGCATCCGCAAAGCCGAACGAGTCGCCGTCGCCCTCGAAGCCCGCGGTTTCGACGGCACGCACAATCGGACGTTCTACCGCGAGTTGAAGGTGGGGATGACAGACTTCGCGTATTTCATCCTGCTGCTCGCCCTGCACGTCCTCGTCTTCTACTACCTCATGCGATAA
- a CDS encoding glutaredoxin family protein, which yields MQPFHITLYTKDGCTLCVKVKAILDRLGLFYPMVVEEFDITTDEAVNAKYWDKIPVLHIDGEEAFVSKIAEHWLRRYLEERKALK from the coding sequence ATGCAACCCTTTCACATCACCCTCTACACCAAGGATGGCTGTACGCTTTGCGTGAAGGTGAAGGCGATCTTGGATCGGCTGGGCCTTTTTTATCCGATGGTGGTGGAGGAGTTTGACATTACGACAGATGAGGCTGTGAATGCAAAGTATTGGGACAAGATCCCGGTCTTGCACATCGACGGCGAAGAAGCGTTCGTTTCGAAGATCGCGGAGCATTGGCTGCGGCGGTATTTGGAGGAGCGCAAGGCTCTCAAATAA
- a CDS encoding TIGR01212 family radical SAM protein (This family includes YhcC from E. coli K-12, an uncharacterized radical SAM protein.) translates to MTHIESSRTPLLWGDKRYHTWNHHLRGIFGEKIFKVPLDAGFTCPNRDGAVATGGCTFCSARGSGDFAGDRTDDLVTQFHEVTERMHKKWPKAKYLGYFQAYTNTYAPVETLREYYETILEQKDVVGLSIATRPDCLPDDVVEYLGDLNKRTYLWLELGLQTMHESTAETINRAHDFQTYLDAVDRLRKQDIRVCSHIILGLPGETDEMMMETARAVAKMDVQGIKIHLLHLLKYTPMVKQWEEGMVEFIDQDRYINLVCDMLEILPPDMVIHRLTGDGPPDTLIGPLWSLDKWSVLNGIDAEMKKRDSWQGKFYDPQA, encoded by the coding sequence ATGACTCACATCGAATCTTCGCGCACCCCGCTGTTGTGGGGGGACAAGCGCTATCATACGTGGAATCATCATCTGCGCGGCATCTTTGGGGAGAAGATCTTCAAAGTGCCGCTCGACGCCGGGTTTACGTGCCCGAATCGGGACGGAGCGGTTGCGACGGGCGGTTGTACGTTTTGCTCGGCTCGCGGGTCGGGGGACTTTGCGGGAGACCGCACGGACGATCTCGTGACGCAGTTTCACGAGGTGACGGAGCGGATGCACAAGAAATGGCCCAAGGCGAAATACCTCGGGTACTTCCAAGCGTACACGAACACGTACGCACCGGTGGAGACGCTGCGTGAGTATTATGAAACGATCTTGGAGCAAAAGGATGTCGTCGGGCTCTCCATTGCGACGCGCCCGGATTGTTTGCCGGATGATGTGGTGGAGTATCTCGGAGATTTGAATAAGCGGACGTATCTGTGGTTGGAGCTCGGGTTGCAGACGATGCATGAATCGACGGCGGAGACGATCAATCGGGCGCACGATTTTCAGACGTACCTCGATGCGGTGGATCGTTTACGCAAGCAGGACATCCGCGTTTGTTCGCATATCATCCTCGGGTTGCCGGGCGAGACGGACGAGATGATGATGGAGACGGCGAGGGCCGTGGCGAAAATGGACGTGCAGGGGATCAAGATTCACCTGTTGCATCTGTTGAAGTATACGCCGATGGTGAAGCAGTGGGAAGAAGGCATGGTGGAGTTCATCGACCAAGATCGCTACATCAACTTGGTGTGCGACATGCTGGAAATTCTGCCGCCGGACATGGTCATCCACCGTCTGACCGGCGACGGTCCGCCGGATACGCTGATCGGCCCGCTGTGGAGTTTGGACAAGTGGTCGGTGCTCAACGGCATCGATGCCGAGATGAAAAAGCGAGACTCTTGGCAAGGCAAGTTCTACGACCCACAAGCGTAA
- a CDS encoding transposase, with amino-acid sequence MQLVLIVGVILVPILMFVLRHRSVAAVFDLIAALSVLLANIAAGLAVLEIKQENTEFTTHVHEIFMDPLFLATSGYIGVYSVYRLLVATSRTWQAKRI; translated from the coding sequence GTGCAGTTAGTTTTGATCGTGGGGGTCATTTTGGTGCCGATACTCATGTTTGTGCTGCGACACCGCTCGGTGGCGGCTGTTTTCGACCTGATCGCGGCGCTGTCCGTCTTGCTCGCCAACATCGCAGCGGGGCTTGCGGTGCTGGAGATCAAGCAGGAGAACACCGAATTCACCACGCATGTTCACGAAATCTTCATGGACCCGCTGTTCCTCGCCACATCCGGCTACATCGGCGTGTACAGCGTCTACCGCCTGCTCGTCGCCACGTCCCGCACGTGGCAGGCCAAACGAATCTAG
- a CDS encoding copper amine oxidase N-terminal domain-containing protein, protein MKSRKKWMVAGAALVLLLSGFVSPKATFAAKVTAESTFTDFAFNGNWGFLGDGYTVISYQDHMYVPARFVAEQMGADVSWDEATQTVRFQSGKGSTISPPATYQPAKGAITVDTRGVRFVFDGQEKKLDEGYVAISYQDHVYVPARFVAENLGALVQWSESDRLVNIVSLPESNGLAWLQAFAAKHPGELIGAVKSGIKFSSTGDAYTAVVTRKEGHVPDGVYFVKSDGSETKLQSKFETGATIQTVAQGEQTLTLISGGAGMHGMWLSAYSLGDGGKPVEVENFFGDIRADVFTLDGKLKVVVSSRDYDATGSSKEELYEYNPASHAFDKLAAYTNEYTKGAYQNPDAGAYDTLWQMRGYYAGDEGGGIPNEWNSHAAQTMNAAIPKLSWLKEPVNRSDLRVLTTVQDSTADKKTYRYTQGDHSVGITLVQVQGKGWVVDTIDPEM, encoded by the coding sequence TTGAAATCCAGAAAAAAATGGATGGTAGCGGGGGCGGCACTGGTGTTGCTTCTGAGCGGTTTCGTCAGTCCGAAAGCGACGTTCGCAGCCAAGGTGACGGCGGAGAGCACGTTTACAGACTTTGCGTTTAATGGAAACTGGGGATTTCTCGGTGACGGGTACACCGTAATTTCGTATCAGGACCACATGTACGTGCCGGCGCGGTTCGTTGCCGAGCAGATGGGGGCGGATGTGTCGTGGGACGAAGCGACGCAGACGGTGCGTTTCCAATCGGGCAAGGGCTCGACGATCTCGCCGCCCGCCACGTACCAGCCGGCCAAAGGCGCGATCACAGTGGATACGAGGGGCGTCCGTTTCGTTTTTGACGGGCAGGAAAAAAAGCTCGACGAGGGTTATGTCGCGATCTCGTACCAAGACCACGTCTACGTCCCGGCGCGATTCGTCGCCGAGAACTTGGGCGCGTTGGTGCAGTGGAGTGAAAGCGATAGGCTCGTCAACATCGTTTCGTTGCCGGAGTCGAACGGGCTTGCGTGGTTGCAGGCATTTGCCGCCAAGCATCCGGGGGAATTGATCGGTGCGGTGAAGTCGGGGATCAAGTTTTCCTCGACGGGGGATGCCTACACCGCCGTTGTGACGCGCAAGGAAGGGCATGTGCCTGACGGAGTGTATTTCGTCAAATCGGACGGTTCGGAGACGAAACTTCAATCCAAGTTTGAAACGGGTGCCACGATTCAGACGGTTGCTCAAGGGGAGCAGACGTTGACGTTGATCTCGGGCGGAGCGGGGATGCATGGCATGTGGTTGTCCGCGTATTCGCTTGGTGACGGTGGGAAGCCGGTGGAGGTCGAGAATTTCTTTGGCGATATTCGGGCGGATGTGTTCACGCTCGATGGCAAGCTGAAGGTCGTGGTTTCCAGCCGAGATTACGATGCAACGGGCTCGTCCAAGGAGGAGCTGTACGAATACAATCCGGCAAGCCATGCGTTCGACAAACTCGCGGCGTACACGAATGAGTACACCAAGGGGGCGTATCAGAATCCGGACGCCGGTGCGTACGACACGCTCTGGCAGATGCGGGGCTACTACGCAGGTGACGAAGGCGGCGGGATTCCGAACGAGTGGAACAGCCATGCTGCGCAGACCATGAACGCAGCCATCCCGAAACTGAGTTGGCTGAAAGAACCTGTCAATCGCAGCGACCTGCGCGTGTTGACGACCGTGCAAGATTCCACAGCCGATAAAAAAACCTACCGCTACACTCAAGGAGATCACTCCGTCGGCATTACGCTCGTACAGGTGCAAGGCAAAGGCTGGGTCGTGGACACGATCGACCCGGAGATGTAA